AGCGCATTGAAGCGCGTCTGGCATCGTTAGAGGGTACCATGAGAAAACGGCAGGAAGAGGCGCAGACTTCTCAGTCGGCGTCCGAGGGGGGACCCAAGTGATCGATATTCGACAGATTCAGGAGATGCTTCCCCACCGTTATCCTTTTCTTCTGGTCGATCGAATCCTCGAGATCGAGCCCGGAAAGAGGATAGTGGGGCTCAAGAATGTCACCATCAACGAGGCGTTCTTTCAGGGCCACTTTCCAGGCCAGCCGATTATGCCGGGCGTGCTGGTGATTGAGGCGATGGCGCAGGTCGGAGGGGTCCTGCTGATGCGGACGATGAACGTGAGCGCCGAAAAGAAGCTTCTGTATTTTACCGGCATCGACCGGGCCAGGTTTCGAAGGCCTGTCCTGCCTGGTGATCAGGTGAGATTCGAGATCGAACTGCTTCAACTCAGGAGCCGCACCTGCCGAATGCACGCCAGGGCCTTCGTGCAGGACAAGCTGACTGCGGAGGCTGAGCTGACGTGTATGGTCGTTGACAGGGAATCGCCGAACCTGCCTCCAGGTGTTCCTGTCGTAATGGAAGAATAATGGCGCGGATTCATCCGTCAGCGGTTGTTGCGCCGGAGGCGACGCTCGCATCGGATTGCAGCATTGGCGCCTTTTCGGTCATCGGTCCTGATGTCACCGTGGGGTCCGGGACCGCCATCGGCTCGCATGCTCTTATCGAGGGGATCACAGAGATTGGAGAACGATGTCAGATCTTCTCTCACGTCGTCCTTGGCGCGGCGCCTCAGATCTTCCAGGACAGAAGCGAGAGAACCAGACTGGTGATCAGTGATGAGACAGTCATCCGGGAATTCGCCTCGGTCCATCGTGGCTCGTCGAAAGGCAGGGGTGCTACGGTGCTGGGGCGCCGGAACTACATCATGGCCTATGCGCATATCGCACACGATTGTCTCTTACGTGATGACGTCGTGGTCGCCAGCCAAGCTGGATTGGCCGGCCACGTTGAGGTCGAAGACCGAGTGGTTATCGGCGGGCAGGCAGGGATCCATCAGTTCGTCCGTATCGGACAATATGCCATGGTTGGCGCCTGCTCCGCGGTACTGCAGGACATCCCACCCTTTCTCAAGGCACAGGGGAACCGGGCTAAGTGCTACGGGTTAAATACGGTCGGGCTTCGCCGCCATGGCGTCTGCCAGGAGACGATCCTTC
The genomic region above belongs to Candidatus Methylomirabilis tolerans and contains:
- the fabZ gene encoding 3-hydroxyacyl-ACP dehydratase FabZ translates to MIDIRQIQEMLPHRYPFLLVDRILEIEPGKRIVGLKNVTINEAFFQGHFPGQPIMPGVLVIEAMAQVGGVLLMRTMNVSAEKKLLYFTGIDRARFRRPVLPGDQVRFEIELLQLRSRTCRMHARAFVQDKLTAEAELTCMVVDRESPNLPPGVPVVMEE
- the lpxA gene encoding acyl-ACP--UDP-N-acetylglucosamine O-acyltransferase codes for the protein MARIHPSAVVAPEATLASDCSIGAFSVIGPDVTVGSGTAIGSHALIEGITEIGERCQIFSHVVLGAAPQIFQDRSERTRLVISDETVIREFASVHRGSSKGRGATVLGRRNYIMAYAHIAHDCLLRDDVVVASQAGLAGHVEVEDRVVIGGQAGIHQFVRIGQYAMVGACSAVLQDIPPFLKAQGNRAKCYGLNTVGLRRHGVCQETILRLKQAYRLLFLSNLNTSQALERIASEVSSCPEIEHLTHFIKLSARGIAR